In Candidatus Nezhaarchaeota archaeon, the sequence TCAATATGCACGAGCCGTAAGCCTAAATGTAGTCTATGCCATCCAACATTAAGGGAGTACTGCAGGGAGGCACGTAAGCAGTTAATGTAAAGAGTCTATGTTTAACTACGATAGTGCCTCTACGCCACATTAAAGCAGAGTGGATTAAGATTCTTTGCTTAAAGTCTTGCTGGAGATACCGCTCAATGGACTTGGACGCATCACGTAATTAGCATAGTCTTAGCTATCATGAAGTATGTCAAGACCGTCACTATATCCCCCAAGCTAGTCACTACGGGTGCTGATGCTACTGCTGGGTCTACTTTTAGCTTAGCTAATAGCATTGGTAGTAGTGCACCGGTGATATCAGCCACGTAACATGACATGGTTAGAGCCACCGAAACAACTACTGCTATCTCTATGGCATAGCTTACATCTCTTAGTGACACGAACGGTATGATAAAGCCTATACTAAAAGCTAGAGGGGCTAAGAGTAGAAGCATAAACGTCGTTGCTAAGAACTCTTTAAGTGTCACCCTAACCGCATCACTCCTAGACAGCTTAACTTCACCAGTAACAAGCCCTCTAAGTATTAGTGCTGTTGCTTGCGAGCCAATGTTACCAGAGTTATCTGCAAGCATGGGCATGAATGCAGCTAGAATGGCTACGCTTTGTATAACCCCCTCAAACGTGGCCACAATGCCCCCCGTAATAATGTTTACCAAGTAAAGGTAAATCAGCATGGGGGCTCTTCGAACTGCGAGCTTAAGTGGGTTAGTAACTATGTAGCTACCGCGGATAACCTTAAGAATGCCACCGTACTTTAGAAGATCTTCAGTATGCTCGCTAACAACCACATCAAGTAAATCATCTAGAGACACTACTCCTAGAAACCTTCCATTAAGATCCACAACAGGCACCTCCATAAGGTCATAAGCCATAGCCATTTTAGCTGCCTCCTCTCTATCCCTGAACGGATCTATGTACATACCG encodes:
- the mgtE gene encoding magnesium transporter; protein product: MGPSSDSMKAIDAIVEKIRSEEVSEAIKIFESLDPPKAMDVILRLNEEDRLKIFTVSSLENLVEVLARLPDDIVYELASVKGIDDMVEMLVRLPVDEVADVLCKLPPKIRTEILKVLPHELSTEVAKVMKFPPESVGGIMTTQVPIFEEHLTVEEAIDAYIQKTKLGLYDKHNYVYVVNGDKRLVGYIDVKTLLTKPRTAKLKDCVERVGMYIDPFRDREEAAKMAMAYDLMEVPVVDLNGRFLGVVSLDDLLDVVVSEHTEDLLKYGGILKVIRGSYIVTNPLKLAVRRAPMLIYLYLVNIITGGIVATFEGVIQSVAILAAFMPMLADNSGNIGSQATALILRGLVTGEVKLSRSDAVRVTLKEFLATTFMLLLLAPLAFSIGFIIPFVSLRDVSYAIEIAVVVSVALTMSCYVADITGALLPMLLAKLKVDPAVASAPVVTSLGDIVTVLTYFMIAKTMLIT